CCACTAACAATTGCTCTGCAGTGGGGAGTGGTGGTGTGTTTGTTAGTATGCACATACTCATTGCCGCTTTAATGGAAATATAGCCAACTGATGATTTAAACGCTTTTAGGTTAAGCCCTTCGTAGATACGGCGAAAACTTTTGGGGGTGTACTGCTCATCATGCAAATGGGTAGTAATAATTGAAAACTGATCATCGCCAGTGCGCGTAATAATATCCAGTGGTCTGATTAACTGCTGTAAGCGTCGAGCAACACCTTTGGCCACTTCATTATAAATAGCCAATCCCCGTTGTTGCTCAATTTGCTTGGCATTTTGCAAAGCAACTATCAGTAAGCAAGCAGAAGCGTCCCGCGACTCCACATGACGAATAGCTTCCCCTAGGTGCTGTAGACAAAAACGCAAGTTGCCAATGCCTGTTAAGTGATCGGTAAGGCTATGTTTTTCGAGTTGCTGGAGGTTATCAACTAAGAGTTTATTTTCTTCCAGCAACTTATTTTGCATATGTGCTGTTCGATCAGCTGCAAATATTCTTGGTAAAAGCTGATCATTCATTACCGATTTATTAATAAAATCATCAACTCCTCGGTCAAATGCTTCTGCTAGCGCTTTCACTCCTTCTTTCGCGGTTAATAAAATAACGTAAGTGAAGTGATGCAAACGTTTGTCTAATTCTCGAACCTGCTGTGTAAGCTGTAAACCATCCATTTCAGGCATTAGCCAGTCAGCCACTAAAATGCTGGCAGGACGTTTTTGTAGTTGAACCAGAGCTTCATTTGCACTACTAGCGAATCGGATGTCCCGAAAGCCTGCGCCTTTTAAGGTGCGGCCAATCATTACGCTACTGAACTTAGCATCATCAACAACCATTATTGGTACATTAAGATTCGCCATTATGGTCCTGTAGTATTGTTTATTAAGTGAGTGGCTAGTATAAAACAGACTAACCTAAAATTAAGTTATAATAACTGCTGGCAATATCTGTCAAATATACAACAAGTTGTTAGTGTAATGTGTTGTCTGAAGCGACGATTTAGAACTTAATCAAAATTCTGGCTTAAAGGGGCTTGACAAAAACAGCTGCATCGCTACTTAAATGTGCTTAGCCCTCTTCACCCGTCGTATCAAAAGACACTACACTAGCCGTTTCTAAGATTCCTTTAATTTTATTATAGTGCTGGGAGAGTTTATGCCTTCTTTTGACATTGTTTCTGAAGTGGATCGTCATGAGTTAACAAATGCGGTTGACCAAGCCAACCGTGAGCTGGAAAGCCGTTATGACTTTCGTGGAGTAGAGGCAAGTTTTAGTTTAACGGAAAAACAAATCCAACTGACAGCAGAAGCTGACTTTCAGTTGCAGCAAATGCTGGAGATGCTAAAAAGTAAGCTGATCAAGCGGGGTATTGATGTTAAGTGTCTGGAAGTGAACGACTTTTATGGGTCAGGCAAGCTTGTCAAACAGGAAGCCAATGTGCAAGAAGGGCTAGATAAAGAACTTGCTAAGAAAGTCGTTAAGCTCATTAAAGATGCGAAACTGAAAGTACAACCTTCAGTACAGGGGGATAAAGTCAGGGTTACAGGTAAGAAGCGTGATGACTTGCAAGAGGCTATAGGCTTATTAAAAGAAGCAGACTTGGATATGCCACTACAGTACAATAATTTTAGAGACTAGTATAAACTCAGCGGGTCTATATCAACTAGTCAGTAGCACTTTATGAAGAGAAGGTAGTTACTGTAACTACCTCTCATGAAAACACCAAACTGACGAGAGAAATTGCCGATCGCTAGGGTATGGGCAAGGAGTTTTTTGAGTCTACTTGCTGATCATTGCTGTTCTTTGGTGGAATAACTCTTCCAGCAATAATAATTAACACCAGCACTGGAATACCTAAAATGGCAGTAAAAATAAAGAAGTGTGAGTAGCCAATTTGGTTGACTATCCAGCCAGAGCCCCCTCCAATTAGCTTCGGAAATAACAGCATTAATGAGCTAAACAGGGCATATTGAGTGGCAGAATAAGACACATTGGTCAAGCTGGATAAATAAGCAATAAAAGCAACCTGGGCAAGACCGCTACTTAAGTTGTCCAAGCTAATAGTAAAGATCAAGAAGGTTGTGTCATGGCCAATATGGGCTAAAGCAGCGAACAATAAGTTGGTTATGGCTGACATAAAAGCGCCGATAAATAGCACTTTAATTACCCCAATGTATTTCGTGATAAAACCACCTAAAGCTGCCCCCACTAGAGTCATAATTACGCCGTAGACTTTTGAGATAGTCGCGACTTCAGACTTGGTGAATCCCATGTCCACATAAAAAACATTAGCGATCACACCCATAACAATATCAGCTATACGATAGCTGCCGATTAGTAATAAAATCACTACCGCTTGCCAGCGATAGCGTTTAATAAAGTCCCAGATGGGGCAAACTATTCCCACATATATAAAGGTCACTAAACGGCTAATTATATGGTGCTCAGGAAAGTTTTTAGCGATAACAGCTGCTCCTTTATGCTCCATATCTAAGGTAGCCTGGCTAATCAGCCGCTTGGGCTCTGGCATCAATAATGTGGTTAGTACGCCCACTAGCATCAGGCTTCCCATTACAAAGTAAGTACTTTGCCATGCAGTAAGCTGATAGCCAGTTTGATCACCTGAAAACCAGGTCGCCAGCCAGAGAGCTCCAGCACCACCTGTAATGATGGCTACTCGGTAACCGCCAATATACATGGCTGCCATTGCTCCTTGTAGCTCAGGCTCAGCCATTTCTATTCGATACGCATCAATCACAATATCTTGGGTGGCTGCACTAAATGCAGCAATAACGGCCAGTAGTGCCATTAGCTTTAACGTGTCTTCTGAGTTGGTTAAGGGATCTTGTAAGGCCATTAACAGGAAGCACGACAGAATGGTGAATTGGCTTAATAATAACCAGCTACGACGTTGGCCGCATATTTTGCCTAATGTGGGAATGGCTAATTTATCAACAAGGGGAGACCACAGAAACTTAAAGGCAAATGCTAGTCCAGTCAGACTTAGCAGCGTAATAGAGGCGCGATCAATGCCTGCTTCCCGTAACCAAAAAGATAGGGAAGAGAAAATCAACATAAAAGGAAGCCCGGCTGAAAAGCCTAAAAATAGCATCGTAATTACCCGACGCTGGCTGTAGATAGCTAAGGTTGCCAGAAGTTTGGATAGAGTGGCCTGCATGTATTTTTTTCTCAGCGTTAAGTTTTGCATTGGTGAGTATGACACCAATAGCATTTAGTTTGTGAATGCTTGTTAGAGTGGTATAACTTGATATCATTCACCCTGCCATTGAAACTTTTGTAGTGATACTTTTTGGTTATCGAAAGTAACTCCTTCGGCCTCAAGTTTTTCTTTTTGTATTGAGAACTGTTTACTATCTCGCGGAAATGATAAGCAGCCTTTGCTATTAATTACCCGGTGCCAAGGTAGTCCAGAACCATTGGGGAGTTGCTTTAATACACTACCTACCATGCGTGCATGATTGGGTAAGCCAGCCATTCTGGCAACCTGGCCATAAGTAGCAACACGGCCTTTAGGTATTAAGCTGATAACTTGCCAAATTCGGGCATTTTTTGTTGGATCCATTGCTGCTTCTATTGTGGTTATAACTTAAGTTGTGGTGGTTAATAGGGGTTGATACTAACTGATGACTAAAATGGTTATTTGCTCAGGTTGAAATAAATTAGTTGAAGCAAATAAATAGTTGTTAACCTCAAATAGCTGTCATCATAGCGACGACAAACTTTTTTTCAAATTGAATTATTCACCTATGCATGCATCTAACCGTACTCATTTTCTTTAAGTAAGTATTAATTATTCAAGCCAAGCATATTTAAACCCGTAGTTATTAACTTGCCAGCATCTGTTGGCCTTTTGTAAGAAGTTCCTGTGATCGTATGATGTCAAGGTTAATAAAACAAATAGTCTACACCTGCCTTATGTTTCTCTGCTTGCCTGCTGCTGCAGATACGCTGACATTGTCCAATGGTGACAAAATCTCTGGAAAAATTAAGTATCTCGACCAGGAGGTATTAGTTATTAAAACGCCCTATGCCAGTATTCAGTTGGACTGGACTAAGGTAAAAGCCATCAAAACCAAAAAACCAATGACGATTGTAACGCGTTCCGGTGATGTGGTTCATGGCAAACTTGCCAGTGAAGGTGCGCTTTATCATGTTAAGCAGGATGACGGCGAAGTAATTGAGTTTGCTGCTTTAAACGGAATTAGCCAGTTTTACCCTAAAGAGGATAAAGAAAAGCCTTGGCGTTTTTCTGGAAAAACCTACGCGTTTCTTGAGTTAAAAGATGGTAATACGGAGTCAGAAGAACTGAACTTTGATGCTGACTTAAGCTTTGTTCATGGTGTTCATCGTCATAATGTAGGGCTGGAAACAGACCGCACGACTAAAAAGGAGCATGTAGTAGAAGACAAGCTGCAAGCTGACTACAGCTATGACTACTTTTACAATCAGCACTGGTACTTTACTACCAACCTGGGGTATGAAGAAGACGGTATCAAGGAGCTGAATGAGCGTCTCTCAGCTGGTATTGGTTTGGGTTATGAGTTTTTTAATACACCATTACACCACCTTTCTGTTGAAGGTGGTATTAACCATATTCGTGAAAAGTACCGGGATGAAGGAGTAAAAGAGTTTGAGGTGTTCCGTTGGGCTCTCGACTACAGCAAAGAAATGGTGTTTTTTGACAAACTGTCGTTTTTCCATAATCACGAAATGTTTATCCCTAAAGAGTCCAGCAAAAACTTTCGCTTTGAGAGTGAAACAGGCTTTGAATACAGCCTGCCTTATAACATCTCAACAGTACTGCAATATGAGTACGACTACGATAACTACCCAGCAGAAGGTAAGCATAAGAAAGACAGCACCTTCTCCTTTGGGGTAGGGTATAAGTGGTAGTGACAGCCTTCCTAGAGACTGTCAAAAAAGGAGTTAAAAATAACTCTAGTGTTTGATATGGAGCGACAGAATAGTCTGTTACTCCATATCTGCTAACATTTGGGTAGACTGCTTGAAGTTGTTTTGAGTAGCTCTTCATTAAATCCCCCTCATATATTTTATTATAATGCTTATCCTCAAATTGAAGAGTTGTTAGGCAAGGCGTTGAGCGATGAAGCCCCAGGAGCTTATTGTAATAAGTGACTGGGGTGAAGAGTGAAAACAACATAGCCTAACAGCTATTCAAGAAGAGGACTAAAGGCGGAAGGCGCCGTCTACTTCTACCACTCTCCCCGAAAAATAATCATTCTGTAGAATAAATTCTGCTGCTTGAGCAATTTCATCAGGAGTGCCCATCCGTCCTAATGGGATTTGTGAGGTCATACGCTCTAGTGCTTCGGGCTTCATACTAGCGGTCATTTCTGTACCTATAAAGCCAGGGGCAATTGCCGCACAGCGAATGCCATAACGAGCCAGCTCTTTTGCCCAGGTCACAGTTAGAGAAACCGCTCCAGCTTTGGCTGCTGCATAGTTGGTTTGACCAATATTGCCTGCCCGAGCAATGCTTGAAATATTGATAATGACTCCAGGCCGCTGCTTTTCAATCATCTTCGTAGCACATTCACGGCCACATAAAAATAACCCAGTCAGGTTTACATCAATAACACTTTGCCATTCAGCTAAGCTCATTTTATTGACAATTTTGCCATCTTTAACTTTTACTAACATTCGGTCACGTAAAATACCTGCATTATTAATCAGAGCGTCGATCCCCCCGAAATGATGGCTGATTTGCTCAAATAAGTCTTCAACTGAGGTTTCATCAGCAACGTTTGCGATAAATGAACTGGCTTTAGCACCAAAAGCCTGGCAATGGGCTACAGTCTCGGTTAATTTATCTTCGTTGAGGTCTACCAAAGCCAATTGAGCTTGGTGTTTGGCAAAGCGTTCAGCCATAGCACGTCCCAACCCTTGAGCGGCCCCAGTAATAATGATGACTTTATTAGTAATTTCCATTTATTAACTCCTAGCTTAGTAGGAAGCATGAGTAGCTTCTTTAGGTGAGAATGATTATTATTCTTTAATTGATTATAATAGTTTTTGGTTATACAACTGGTTTTGCAAAATGAGTAAAAAAGAACAAGCCGCTAAAGCCGCAAGGCAACTGTTACTCAACCAATATCATGGGGTATTGGCTACCCAGTCACTGTCGTTGCCTGGCTATCCCTTTGGCTCGGTCGTGCCCTATTGTTTGGATGGTAAGGGGCATTTAGTAATGTTGATTAGTCGTATTGCTCAGCATACCAAAAATATAGAGGCTGATAATAAAGTTTCGTTGACAGTGACGGAAGCAGATATTGATGATATTCAAACAGGTGCGCGATTAACCTGGGTGGGTGATGCCTATCAGGTAAATGATCCATTACTGGCTGAGCGTTACTATGCATTCTTTCCGCAAGCGAGAGGATATCACCAAACCCATGACTTTGATTTTTATGTGATAGAGCTGGTTCGAGCCCGTTTTATTGGTGGATTTGGTGAAATTTACTGGTTGGAGCCAGAGCTGCTTATTAAGTCGAATCCTTTTTTTGGAGAAGTAGAGCAGGGCATGGTGCAGCATATGAACCAGGATCACACGAAAGCTATGGAAACTTATTGCCAAAAAGCCGATATTAAGTTGCCAGAAGGTATTACACCACAAATGGCGGGTATTGATAGTGAAGGTTTTAATTTAAGAATTACAGATAAAATTGTACGGATTCCTTTTGCTGAAACAGTGGATACACCTCAGCAAGTTAGGCAACAGTTGGTGGCACTGGCACACTGATGGTGGTATTTAATTAACTTACAGAATTATTACATGTAAGGGGTTGAAATTTGTCGGATTTGCCTTCATCTTGTTATCAGTAATTAACTGAATGTGCGAATGTAAACTTGCCAGGAGAGTCTAATAGCTAATGCTATTTTTCAGGTTGCTGTTGATTTTCCTGAAGGAGATAAATTGATGCGCCCCCTATTGTTGATTTTTGTTGTTGTCCCCATAGTGGAAATGTATGTGCTGATAAAGGTAGGAGAAGTGATCGGCGCATGGCCAACAATAGGGCTGGTACTGTTAACAGCAGTGATTGGTTTGCAATTATTGCGGCAGCAAGGCTTGTCAACGTTAAGGCATGCCCAACAAAAAATGCAGGTTGGCCAAATGCCTGCACAAGAAATGCTTGAAGGTTTAGTGTTAGCAATGGGTGGTGCTTTGCTGTTAACACCTGGGTTTGTTACCGATGCTTTTGGTTTTTGCTGTTTGTTGCCATGGCCTCGTCAGTGGCTGATAAAACAAGCGATTAAAAAGGGCTTGAAAGCCCATAACCTGAATGCTTCTGTACATTTTTCTGCTGGTATGTCGTCTAATAATGACCCTGATATTATTGACGGAGAATTTAAGCGAGAAGATGATTGGCATAAGCTGAATAAATAACCTCGCCATTTCACTCGAATACTGCTTAATACAGTATTCGAGGTATGCCCCTTCACTCAGACCATTCCTGTTTTATTTTCCTTATCGTTTTTTAATCAAACGTTGCCTTGGTTTTTATCTAGCCAAAGTGAATGCCGATTAATAAAGGCCAAGTAGAAAAAAACTAAAAAAATTTTGCTAAGGGGTGTTGAAAAATTTTTGGTGCAACCCCATCTTCCTTCACACGAAAGTTTGATGTCAGTCATAGTATGGCCTGCTTTCAAAAGGTAAGGCGCATTCTACAAATGACTGAGTCATTTTAGCTGCTTTCTTTGGGAAAGCCGCATAGCAATAAGCTGATTATGCTGTGCAGATTTATACGATAGTTGAGCAACACTCGGCGAATTGAAAAACATTGGAGAGTGATCAATGAAAATCCGTCCATTACACGATCGCGTTGTCGTACGTCGTCAAGAAGAAGAAACTACTACTTCTGGCGGCATTGTGTTACCAGGTACTGCTGCTGAAAAGCCTAACCAAGGCGAAGTTGTTGCTATTGGTGAGGGTAGAGTTTTAGATAACGGCGAAGTGCGTCCTTTAAGTGTTAAGGTTGGCGACAAGGTCGTTTTTGGTCAGTACGCTGGAAGCAACACAGTAAAAATTGACGGCGAAGAGCTGATCATCATGAATGAAAGCGAAATTTATGGTGTGTTAGAAGGCTAAGCCTTTTTTAAATTACTACCCGCTTTCTTAAACAGATAATTGAGTTCAAAGTAAGGATATTAACATGGCAAAAGAAGTCGTTTTCAGTGATGACGCCCGTCAGCGCATGTTGCAAGGTGTTAACAAATTAGCCGATGCGGTTAAAGCTACTTTAGGGCCAAAAGGTCGTAATGTAATTATCGAAAAGTCTTTCGGTGCGCCAACCATTACTAAAGATGGTGTTTCCGTTGCTAAAGAAATTGATCTGAAAGACAAGTTCGAAAACATGGGCGCGCAAATGGTCAAAGAGGTAGCGTCCCAGGCAAATGACAGAGCTGGTGACGGTACTACCACTGCAACTGTATTGGCTCAGTCTATTGTTAACGAAGGTTTGAAGTCTGTTGCTGCAGGCATGAACCCGATGGACCTGAAGCGTGGAATTGATAAAGCAGTAACAGCTGTTGTTGAAAAGCTACAAGCTGCTTCTATTCCTTGTGAAACATCAAAATCTATTGCTCAAGTAGGTACTATTTCTGCTAACGCTGATGAGCAAGTAGGTGAAATCATTGCTCAAGCAATGGAAAAAGTAGGTAAAGAAGGTGTAATTACTGTAGAAGAAGGCAGTGGTTTAGAAAACGAACTGGATGTTGTTGAAGGTATGCAGTTCGATCGCGGTTACCTATCACCTTACTTCATTAACAACCAAGAAGGCATGAGTGCTGAGCTTGAAAGCCCATACATTTTATTGGTTGACAAGAAAATTTCTAACATCCGTGATCTTCTACCAGTGTTAGAAGCGGTTGCTAAAGCCTCTAAGCCATTATTAATTGTTGCCGAAGATGTTGAAGGTGAAGCATTAGCAACATTAGTGGTTAACAATATGCGTGGTATTGTTAAAGTAGCTGCGGTTAAAGCACCAGGTTTCGGTGATCGTCGTAAAGCTATGTTGCAAGATATCGCTATTTTGACTGGTGGTACGGTTATTTCTGAAGAAGTAGGCCTGTCTTTAGAAGGCGCTACGTTGGACGACTTAGGTCAAGCTAAGCGTATCACTATTACTAAAGAAGATACGACTGTTGTTGATGGTGCTGGTGCTGCTGCTGATATTCAAGCGCGTGTTGAGCAAATTCGTGCAGAGATCGAGCAATCTACTTCTGATTATGACAAAGAAAAACTGCAAGAAC
This genomic interval from Spartinivicinus ruber contains the following:
- a CDS encoding response regulator; this translates as MANLNVPIMVVDDAKFSSVMIGRTLKGAGFRDIRFASSANEALVQLQKRPASILVADWLMPEMDGLQLTQQVRELDKRLHHFTYVILLTAKEGVKALAEAFDRGVDDFINKSVMNDQLLPRIFAADRTAHMQNKLLEENKLLVDNLQQLEKHSLTDHLTGIGNLRFCLQHLGEAIRHVESRDASACLLIVALQNAKQIEQQRGLAIYNEVAKGVARRLQQLIRPLDIITRTGDDQFSIITTHLHDEQYTPKSFRRIYEGLNLKAFKSSVGYISIKAAMSMCILTNTPPLPTAEQLLVVTRKMLAKSFETGLITATQWSPGMLKKKPPQSEPTS
- a CDS encoding YajQ family cyclic di-GMP-binding protein, encoding MPSFDIVSEVDRHELTNAVDQANRELESRYDFRGVEASFSLTEKQIQLTAEADFQLQQMLEMLKSKLIKRGIDVKCLEVNDFYGSGKLVKQEANVQEGLDKELAKKVVKLIKDAKLKVQPSVQGDKVRVTGKKRDDLQEAIGLLKEADLDMPLQYNNFRD
- a CDS encoding AmpG family muropeptide MFS transporter, whose product is MQNLTLRKKYMQATLSKLLATLAIYSQRRVITMLFLGFSAGLPFMLIFSSLSFWLREAGIDRASITLLSLTGLAFAFKFLWSPLVDKLAIPTLGKICGQRRSWLLLSQFTILSCFLLMALQDPLTNSEDTLKLMALLAVIAAFSAATQDIVIDAYRIEMAEPELQGAMAAMYIGGYRVAIITGGAGALWLATWFSGDQTGYQLTAWQSTYFVMGSLMLVGVLTTLLMPEPKRLISQATLDMEHKGAAVIAKNFPEHHIISRLVTFIYVGIVCPIWDFIKRYRWQAVVILLLIGSYRIADIVMGVIANVFYVDMGFTKSEVATISKVYGVIMTLVGAALGGFITKYIGVIKVLFIGAFMSAITNLLFAALAHIGHDTTFLIFTISLDNLSSGLAQVAFIAYLSSLTNVSYSATQYALFSSLMLLFPKLIGGGSGWIVNQIGYSHFFIFTAILGIPVLVLIIIAGRVIPPKNSNDQQVDSKNSLPIP
- a CDS encoding MGMT family protein, which codes for MDPTKNARIWQVISLIPKGRVATYGQVARMAGLPNHARMVGSVLKQLPNGSGLPWHRVINSKGCLSFPRDSKQFSIQKEKLEAEGVTFDNQKVSLQKFQWQGE
- a CDS encoding DUF481 domain-containing protein; translated protein: MMSRLIKQIVYTCLMFLCLPAAADTLTLSNGDKISGKIKYLDQEVLVIKTPYASIQLDWTKVKAIKTKKPMTIVTRSGDVVHGKLASEGALYHVKQDDGEVIEFAALNGISQFYPKEDKEKPWRFSGKTYAFLELKDGNTESEELNFDADLSFVHGVHRHNVGLETDRTTKKEHVVEDKLQADYSYDYFYNQHWYFTTNLGYEEDGIKELNERLSAGIGLGYEFFNTPLHHLSVEGGINHIREKYRDEGVKEFEVFRWALDYSKEMVFFDKLSFFHNHEMFIPKESSKNFRFESETGFEYSLPYNISTVLQYEYDYDNYPAEGKHKKDSTFSFGVGYKW
- a CDS encoding SDR family oxidoreductase, which produces MEITNKVIIITGAAQGLGRAMAERFAKHQAQLALVDLNEDKLTETVAHCQAFGAKASSFIANVADETSVEDLFEQISHHFGGIDALINNAGILRDRMLVKVKDGKIVNKMSLAEWQSVIDVNLTGLFLCGRECATKMIEKQRPGVIINISSIARAGNIGQTNYAAAKAGAVSLTVTWAKELARYGIRCAAIAPGFIGTEMTASMKPEALERMTSQIPLGRMGTPDEIAQAAEFILQNDYFSGRVVEVDGAFRL
- a CDS encoding HugZ family pyridoxamine 5'-phosphate oxidase; translated protein: MSKKEQAAKAARQLLLNQYHGVLATQSLSLPGYPFGSVVPYCLDGKGHLVMLISRIAQHTKNIEADNKVSLTVTEADIDDIQTGARLTWVGDAYQVNDPLLAERYYAFFPQARGYHQTHDFDFYVIELVRARFIGGFGEIYWLEPELLIKSNPFFGEVEQGMVQHMNQDHTKAMETYCQKADIKLPEGITPQMAGIDSEGFNLRITDKIVRIPFAETVDTPQQVRQQLVALAH
- a CDS encoding FxsA family protein, which produces MRPLLLIFVVVPIVEMYVLIKVGEVIGAWPTIGLVLLTAVIGLQLLRQQGLSTLRHAQQKMQVGQMPAQEMLEGLVLAMGGALLLTPGFVTDAFGFCCLLPWPRQWLIKQAIKKGLKAHNLNASVHFSAGMSSNNDPDIIDGEFKREDDWHKLNK
- a CDS encoding co-chaperone GroES; the protein is MKIRPLHDRVVVRRQEEETTTSGGIVLPGTAAEKPNQGEVVAIGEGRVLDNGEVRPLSVKVGDKVVFGQYAGSNTVKIDGEELIIMNESEIYGVLEG
- the groL gene encoding chaperonin GroEL (60 kDa chaperone family; promotes refolding of misfolded polypeptides especially under stressful conditions; forms two stacked rings of heptamers to form a barrel-shaped 14mer; ends can be capped by GroES; misfolded proteins enter the barrel where they are refolded when GroES binds) — encoded protein: MAKEVVFSDDARQRMLQGVNKLADAVKATLGPKGRNVIIEKSFGAPTITKDGVSVAKEIDLKDKFENMGAQMVKEVASQANDRAGDGTTTATVLAQSIVNEGLKSVAAGMNPMDLKRGIDKAVTAVVEKLQAASIPCETSKSIAQVGTISANADEQVGEIIAQAMEKVGKEGVITVEEGSGLENELDVVEGMQFDRGYLSPYFINNQEGMSAELESPYILLVDKKISNIRDLLPVLEAVAKASKPLLIVAEDVEGEALATLVVNNMRGIVKVAAVKAPGFGDRRKAMLQDIAILTGGTVISEEVGLSLEGATLDDLGQAKRITITKEDTTVVDGAGAAADIQARVEQIRAEIEQSTSDYDKEKLQERVAKLAGGVAVIKVGAATEIEMKEKKARVEDALHATRAAVEEGVVAGGGVALIRALQGISVKGDNEDQNQGIALALRALESPIRQIAENAGDEGSVVVDKVKQGEGNYGYNAATSEYGDMIDMGILDPAKVTRAALQAAASVAGLMITTEAMVAEIPEEKAAPDMGGMGGGMGGMGGMM